A window of Pan paniscus chromosome 16, NHGRI_mPanPan1-v2.0_pri, whole genome shotgun sequence genomic DNA:
TTATGTTTTCAAATCTCTAAATTTACAAAATGAAGGAAGCAAGAATTTGAAAGTTAGAATAAAAATCTAAATAGTGTCACTTAATTTTagatcacatttcaaaatcaacaGTCATTTATTCATCCAAGAAATACTTTTGCCTTGACGGTGTTGAAGGCACTTGTCAATGTTGCCTTGACAGTGTGGAAATCCTAGTAACTTTCCCTGCCAACAAAATCTAGCAGTTCTAAATCTATTTACAGAGTCCATTCAAGCCATACTGAAAAGACTGCTGTCCACAACTGGGTAAGAACCATGTGTTATGAAGTTTTCTTCCCAGCACTTGTCATATAATAAAGGCTCAATGTTTAATAAATAAGTGATGAttcaaaattaaaaggaaaacttgcctttgtttttaatagctttttaaaaaacaggatacTTTAATTGGAGATCATATGGATTCTTTACAAGAACAGCAATAAGTTTTGAAATATCTCAGATGTAATGAATTAACTATGTATGCTGAAAGATAAGAGATTATAATCTTATTGAATTTCCTTTTGAGGTATTTCAAATGGTGCCACCTGTTTTCTCATACaataattttgctattttaaaatcaaatttagaGTGATATGTAGAAGTAAATGAAGTGAAACATGAAACAAAGTCCTAGAATCAGTTAGACTTACTCTTTTAAAACAGAACGAGAAGTAATGTGTTAGTAACTAGaagacaaaaagagtgttttaatcCTCAGAAAATGGAATGGGTTACCTCCTGAGACAGTGAGTCTTCTGTTGTTGGAGCTGTTCAGAAGCTACATGTCAATTCCTTAGTGAGATAGGTAGGGGGCGGGTAAAATTCTTGAATGGGAAGGGGATTAGATTGGTGATTTTTTAAGTCCCCTTTAACTCAGAAATTTTATAATCATTCCTGCATGTCTATGTCTGGTTCCCAACCACGCTATTTAGTTTGGTACTTACCGCTTTTCCAGTATATGTGGAATACAAAGAACCCTGCTTTGAAGAGAAAAGATATGGTTTCAGTTCTTGCTCTACCACTGCTGGTGGAGTAACTTTGAGAAAAATTAGAGCTTTCTAAGTCTTAATGTCTTCATGTATACAATAAGAAATTTATCTAACACTTACACAGCATTTACTTGTGCCAGGTCCTCATCTAAGGACCTGGCACATATGAACTCACTTAATCCTCTCATAACGACCCCATGAATTAGGTACggtttttatgtttattcttcAGTTGTGGAAACCAaagggtcttgcccaaggccacgcATGGTAAGTGTTCTTCCCATCTGTCTACAGAGTCCACATTCTCAGCCTCTCCTCTACACTTGTCGTAAGATGCACAAGATAATTTTGTCAGACAATGGATGCGGAAGTGCTTTGTTATTATGATTACGACTACATATAAAGAAAGTAATATAAGTTTAAAcaacaagaagagagaaaaaataaagtttaagtgATTTGTAGGAACACCAGTCTACTCTACTGAAAGAAAAACgtgcggctgggcgcggtggctcacgcctgtaatcccaacactttgggaggccgaggtgggcggattacgaggttaggagatcgagaccatcctggctaacacggtgaaaccccgtctctactaaaaaatacaaaaaaattagctgggcatggtggtgacgggcgcctgtagtcccagctacttgggaggctgaggcaggagaatggcgtgaacccgggaggcagagcttgcagtgagcctagatcgcgccactgcacgccagcctgggcaacagagcaagactccatctcaaaaaaaaaaagaagaagaagaagaaagaaaaatgtgttatGTAGAAATTAtgtctaataaaattttaaattaataaattaattcattttagaGTATTTAAAATCCACAGGCTTAGCATATAGTGGTGGTCCATGAATGACCTGTGGAACTGTAATTTCTGCCTCTGTGtgagtgtactttcatttccattcctgCCGAAACAGAACAGGGCAACTCTCCTGTTACACTTTTGGGAGTTTGTGTTCATTTTTTGTCTGTCTCTTcatagcctttaaaaaaaattaaaagggctgggggcagtggttgacccctgtaatcccagcactttgggaggccgaggcaggcggatcacttgaagtcaggagttccagaccagcctggccaatatggtaaaaacccatctctactaaaaatataaaaattagccagacgtgatggtgtatgcctgtaatcccagctactcaggaggctgaggcacgagaatcacttgaacctgtaagctggaggttgcagtgagcggagattgtgccactgcattccagcttggatgacagagtgagactccgtctcaaaattaatAGATATCACGCAACATGAGaataattatgtttattgttttgttattgctattatacattattttttcaatCAAAATTTCAAAGACATTGCTGGTGTGTAGaagggcaactttttttttttttttttttgagacagggtgtcactctgtcacccaggctggagtgcagtagtgcaatcatagctcaccgtaaccttgacctcccaggctcaggcagtcctcccacctcactctcctgagtagctgagactacaggcatgtgccaccatgcctgggtaatttttgttttttttgtagagacagggtttcaccatgttgcccaggctggtctcgaacctctagGCTTAAGCGATtggtctgcctcggcctcccaaagtgctgggattacaggtgtgagtcactgcacctggcctatattctTTTAAATCAAGATTAATCGACATATATTGGAGTGTCATCTGCAAGGGCCCATACTGGGTGCTGAAGGAGACAGgtgaatttcctctttttttttttttttttttttgagatggagtctcgctctgttgcccaggctggagtgcagtggcatgatttcggcttactgcaatgtccgcctcccgggttcaagtgattctcatgcctcagcctcccgagtagctgggactacagttgcatgccaccacgcctggcaaattttttgtatttttagtagagatggggttttaccatgttagccaggatggtttcgatctcctgaccttgtgatccacctgcctcgccctcccaaagtgctgggattacaggcgtgagccaccatgaccggccagGTGAATTTCTTAAACATAGGAggcaatcaatattttaaataaaatgtactgtTTAATGGGAGTCTATAATTGTTACTGTGGCAGtcttggtagtggtggtggtggaaagGCAAGGGGGCAAGTGATTGATGTTCAAGGCAGGCAGGGGATGCAACATGCAATGGAAGTTGCATTCCTATTACTCAACCTACTCTGCGTTCAAAACTCCCTGTTCAGtcagcaaatattattaaagtgCCCACTACATTCCAGATACTCTCTTAGGTACTAGGGATATGGAAGTGAATAAAACACACAATTTCATCCCTTCATGAGTAAAACATGTGGTATGTTAAATAGTGATAAATGGGCAGGGtgtagtggttcacgcctgtaatcccagcactttgagagacatgcagatcacttgagcccaggaattcaagaccaacttggccaacatggtgaaaccccgtctctactaaaaatacaaaaacaaaaaaaatagctgggcatggtggtgcacacctgtggtcctagctactcagggagttgaggtgggaggatcgcttgagcccaggtggtggaggttgcactgagctgagatcacaccactgcactccagcctgggtgacagagccagaccctgtctcaaaaacagaaagaaaaaaaaaaaagcaatcagtGCCAGCAGAAAAACACTAGGGAAGAGGATTAGGAATTGTGCATGCCTTCATGCTTGTATCTATGGGTTTGAGGATGGCCTGCAATCTCGATAATGTGCCAAGGGAGAGCCTCAGCAAGAAGGTGACCTTTGAGTCAAgacctacagaatgtgaggtaATGACCCGTGCAGATATCTAGGTTAAGAGCAATCCAAGCAGAGGAAATggcaaatgcaaaggccctgaggtgggatgCGGGACATGTTCAAGGCACAGTGAGGAGGAGGCTGGTAGGAGTGAGGGAGATTAGTAGGAAATGAAGTTTGAGAGTTTAGATGGGATGAGGGGCAGAATGTGTAGAGTTTTGTAGGCCAAGAAAAGGATTTTGGCCTTTTTCCTGCACAAGATAAGAAGCTGTTTGGAGAGTTTTAGTCAAACAAGTGACTTGATCTAACTGTGGCAACTGGGTAGATAACACTGTTGGTAGTAGGGGCAAGGGCGAAAACAGAAGATGAAAGAATAGTTTGGACTGGGGTAGTAGCAGCGAAGGTGGTGAGAAAGGCTCAGATTCTGGATTAAGGATTCGATACTGGGATCAGGGTAATAAGAGATGAAAGAAAACCTCTCTGAATTTATAACAGCAAAATGTAATTTtcctccttaaaaaaataaatcacaacaacaaaataaccctattaaaatgggcaaaaaaaaaaaaaagccaggtgcggtggcttatgcctgtaatcccagcactttgggaggccgaggtgggcagatcgcctgaggtcaggagttcaagatcagcttggccaacatggtgaaaccccatctttactaaaaatacaaaaattagctgggtgtggtagttcacgcctgtagtcccagctactcgagaggctgagggaggagaatcccttgaacctgggaggcggacgttgcagtgagctgagatcgtgcctctgtactccagtttggaagacagagcaagactctgtctcaaaaataaataaataaatacataaaatgggcaaaaaacttcaataggtatttctccaaagaagatatacaaatgagcAACAAGAATAGgtaaagatgttcaacatcactaatcattagagaaatacaaattaaaactacagtaagATATCACATTATACCCAACAGGATAGCTACTAtaaacaaatatagaaaataacCAGTGGTGGTGAAaacatggagaaattggaactcttatgcacttttggtgagaatgtaaaatggtacagccactatggaaaacagtatggtgattcctcaaaaaattaaacatagaaaatatgatccagcaattccacttttgagTATACATCCCAAAAAGTCGAAAGGAGAGACAGGAACAGATATTTGTACCCCCATGTTCatatcagcattattcacaatagccaaaaggtggaaacaacttaaatgttcattgatagatgaatggatacacacaatgtgttatatacacacaacagaattTTGTTCAgctttgaaaaggaaggaaatggccaggggtggtggctcatgcctgtaaccccagcactttgggaggccaaggtgggtggatcacctgaggtcaggagatcgagaccaatctggccaacatggtgaaaccctgtctctactaaaaatacaaaaattagccttgtgtggtggtgggcacctgtaatcccagctacttgggaggctgaagtgggagaattgcttgaacccaggaggtggagcctagatcatgccactgcactccagtgttgatgacacagcaagagtacatcttaaaaaaaaaaaaaaaaagtaaggaaatgctGACACATGTTACAACATGATGGACCCTGAAGGCATTataccaagtgaaataagccagtcacaaaaaggcaGATACTggatgattctatttatatgaggtatctagagtagtcaaattcatagaaatagaaagttgattggtggttgccaggggctggagggaaggggaagTGGGCAGTTGTTTAATgaatatagagtttcagttttgcaagatgaaaatctGGAGATTGGCTGTACAACAGGATGAATGAATGTATGTAACACTACTGATGTGCACACTTCAAAATGAgtacaatggtaaattttatgtgtattttatcacaatgaaaaaaaatcactagacaTCTAACTTTTCAGTAATGTGTCTATTTTCAGTTATATTTGCCAGTTAACTGAAGCCAATATAGGCCAGTTTTCATATTCCTTAGTGTTATCACACTGGTGCACTCACTGTTTTACCATTTTCCCTtctgatttcattcttctgctaGCATTTACTACTATCTAAcatatattttactcatttgtCTGTGTTCCCCATCAGAATATAACTTCATGAGGGGAGGGATTTTCTATTACACTTAGTGAAAAGTAAATCCCTCAAGTAGGAACACTACAAGTaagcacagttttttttttacagtaaatttgCTTAATGGCTAGTAAACTATCTCAGCCAGTACCTGAGTGACTATTCTGACTtgtatgatttaaaaagaaaaaaggcctggCGCGCtgtctcacgcctgtattcctagcactttgggaggccgagacgggtggatcacttgaggtcaggagttccagaccagcctggccaacatggtgaaacctcgtctctactaaaagtacaacaattagctgggcgtggtggcacatacctatagtcctagttacttgggaggctgaggcaggagaatcgcttgaacctgggaggtggaggttgcaatgagccgagactgcgccagtgcactacagtctgggtgacagagtaagactccgtctcaaaataaataaataaaataaaataaaatgaaacaaagtacTAAATGCAAACTTCTTAAGATCACATGCAACTTCCATGTTAAATACTAAATATTCCTTAAATTTAGACAGTAGTTTATTCAATTTGGTAAAGATCAAAAAGTTATATTTTGTCATTTATGATATCAAGTGGAATGTATTATCAGTGATTATGATGCTTCTCGCAATGAGAGTTATAACTTTCTGGAAAAATCCTTGCTCAAATCATCAAAGTTAAGATTTCTTACTACATAAAGGCTATGAAGAGCTGACGTGTAATTATATTGGCTCTGCAAATATTGGAACAGAAATATGAGTTTGCCATTAGTGTAAGAAAAGCTTCAGAATATGTATGCAAATTTGGCAAATTGAGTTGGTTTTCCCCACGGTACTTCGAATAAAAGAGACTTTTTAACAAATCACAGGTTCATAGAAAATCTCTAGTTTCGTGgtctattttctaaaataataggaAATGAACTTTTAATAAAAGTACATGAGGACTTTTGATGAACGgtttatttttcacagaagtgAAGTGCAGGTGAAAAGGGGAAATTCCTAGAATATCTGAAGGATCTGACTAAATGAATTTCTACCTAAGCTATTGATTTACAGTAACTTAAAGTGTGATAATTTATCTCCTACAATGGcctttcaaattaaatataaaagtaactCAGAGTAAAGTATGCAGAAAAAATTTTGGTATTGTAACTGAAAATGaccaacattaatttttttctctcacattAATCAAGCACCTTACTGTTAGAAGGGAAACTGACACGCCTCCTCAACCGAGTTTATACAAAATTCAACCCCAGAAAGTAAAGCCAATTCGTGCACCTTCATAAGAAAGAGATAAAGGACGAACCTACACGTTACAATTTGTAAAGAAACTTCTGTAGAGGCACCATCGTTCTACAACCTTATGCACTTTAAAATCTGAGGTAACAAGGCATTTGAAGATAACCaaggttggccgggcgcggtggctcacacctgtaatccccccagcactttgggaggctgaggtgggcggatcacgaggtcaggagtttgagaccagcctggccaacatagtgaaacccagtctctactgaaaatacaaaaatgagcggGCACggatggcgcgcgcctgtagttccagttactcggcaggggttgggggctggtgggggtggtagtgctgaggcaggagaatcgcttgaatccgggaggctgaggttgtggtgagtagaggtcgcgccgttgcactccagcctgggcgacggagcgagactccgtctcaaaaaaaaaaaaaaaaaaaaaaagataaccaagGTTTATTGCTACTTCCGTGATATCACCAACTGCGTAAGCAGTGCTATTTAGTTGAAAATACATGGACTAGACCGAATATTTCTGCAACAGTTTAATAAGAGGCGATGATGTGACTACTGCAGCTGTCCCCAGGCAATTAAACTCTTCGCCGAATTTCTTTACTATTGCTTTTGAACAGGGAACTGTTTGCTATTTTAGGGCACTCGTGCGGTAAAGAACTTCACtgaaaaatgcaaatatgttTTGCTAATGTAGGAGAAAGATGATGATCCTCTGAACCTGTGACTTGGAAGGGGGGATAAAAAAGAACTATTTCTTGAGTTCTTGCCTTGCTCTTGCTGATTCGATGCACACAACCCCACGAACATTCAGATTCATGGCTTGACAAAGTGGGGATAACCGGGAGCTGCAGCCCCGTCTTTGAAGCTTCTGTAAAGACAAACGGTCTGCAATGTTAAGCCTTAAATTGGCTTTTGGCGGACTCCAGCCTTTTACCCTTCGTTTGGTAGATGTTTTCACCTCGCTGTCATTAAGCAGGGTCAGGAAATGGAAGGGCCGTGACCGGGTCGCCGCGGGCGCTCTGTGGGCGATGAGGGTCTCCTGAGCGAGCAAGACCAGTCTCTCCCCGACTCGCCACGCGCCACGCGCCGCGCGCCGGTTCCTCGGCTTCCCACGCCGGGGGCGCATCGTCCCGGGAGCTGCTGCCCTTTTCCAACATGGCGCCGCGGGAGGCGGGTCCCGCTCGTCGGCTCCCGGGGTTCCGGCGCCGCGCGTTTTGGTTCCGGAGTAACAGTGTCGCCGccgccttcctcctcctcctctcgcCGCTACCGCCGTcgccgccgccgcagccgccgccggTCCGCGCGGCCTCGGGTGGCCGGAGCTCAGCCTGCGCGCGCCGCGCCGTGTGTCTCCGGGTGGGGCAGAAGACTCGCCCCTTGAACCTCCCGCGGGGACTCTCCGTGGTGTGGCGGCCCTGGGGCTCTTTCTTAATAGCCCCGGACTGAGTCCCCTCCAGTCGAGGACCCTCTCCTAGTCCACTGACGAGCGGTGGACACCTGCCGCTGTATCTCCCCCAAACCGAGTCCTTGCCCTGCTGCCTCCTCATACCCACACGGCGGCAGAGACCTTCACCATAGCGTTCGCTCAACTCCAGAACCTTCCGACCTCCGCTAGTTCCTGCGGGCCTCTGCCCGCTTCCCGGTGCACCCTCCCCGGGAGACACCTCAGACCCCCGACGGCCTAGGCAGGCTCGGTGCCTGCGGGTGCGTTCCTGATcacccctcccctcttccctccccctcaTCCTCCATTCCCTTGTTTTCACCCTCTGTCCTCTGCCCCTCACTCCCCTTGTCACCTCTTGGAGCCCCCTCCTAACCAGCGGCCAGTGGGTTTCCCCTACCCCAGGATGTGAGCCTCTTTAACCTGTAATGCTGTGGCTAGCCCTTGGCCCCTTTCCTGCCATGGAGAACCAGGTGCTGGTAATTCGCATCAAGATCCCAAATAGTGGCGCGGTGGACTGGACAGTGCACTCCGGGCCGCAGTTACTCTTCAGGGATGTGCTGGTGAGTGGTAATCTCAGTGTCCGGATGCCAGCAAGGGGGACTCAGGGACTTGAGTAGTCAGCACCTTGACCACTGGTGACCTGAGCCAGTGGCAATGGCTACTGCTGGCTTCCTGTGGAGGCAGTTTTATTGCTTCAGGCACAGCATTGATAAATTGCAACCACTAAAACCTGGCAAATGTCTAGGACCCTGGGGAGATAGATCAATCTGACTGAACCCCTGCCCTCAGAGAGCTCATGGCCCGGGCTGggacacacatacagacacaacCACGCAaatgcaaactgctgaatctagAAGAGAGGTTTTTTCCCCCCAAGTGTTTCGGGGAATGTCCCTGGACAGATTCCAGCCTTGTTTTTCTACTGAGTTCTCTGAACTTGGTGACCAGCTGAGAAAGGGAAAAAGGACAACTTTAACTTACCATGTTTGAGCACActgtttaattaatttattttgagacagggcctcactctgtcgctcaggctgcagtgctgtggcacgatctcggctcactgcagcctctgcctactgggctcaagcgattctcctacctcagcctcccaagtagctggcacatgccatcacacctggataatttttgtatcttgtagagacgaggtattgccatgttgcccaggctggtcttgaactcctgcgatttgcttgcctcggccttcccaaagagctgagattacaggtgtgagttactgtgcccagcctgagcaaACTTAAAGCATCATTGAATGTAAGAcattttacttagaaaaaaatgctaaCCATGACAGTATGACACATCATCCGTTATTAAAATGAGTCCAGTTTCAGAGATGGTAAAAGTAAGGGAAAATGTGCATCTTAGaattggtgatattttacattcagatttttcagaatatatttcaaataaaatgatgGAATTTTAGAGCAGAGTGTAACACTGTAGGTGGCCTGTTCAGCTGATGTTTCTTTTTTGCAGATAGTTACTGAGGAGCAGTGAGGTGAAATGGCTTTTCCAAAGCTGTGAGCTCCTGAGTGGGAGAGTCAGTACCAGAactaaaattttgtttcattgactTAGTAGGTTTCTTTCCCTACATGTTGCAGCCGCTTCTAATCTTTCTGGTATTCATTTGAGATAGACAGGGTGCCTTGTGCCCATTCTACATGCAGAATAACTGAGGCATGGAAGACAGAAGCGGACATTCCGAAAAGCACATCACTACCTGCAAGTTAAGAGTGGGCAAGGTGGCAGGATCTTGGGAGGAGGAAGATTTGTGATGTGATTTTTCATTGTCTTGGGTAACTTAATCAAAATTTGATTTCTATAACTTCATTTTGAGTTCTAGATGTTACTGACTGCCCAGGCCATGCAGATTTTTGGGTGCCTTGACCAGGAGCTTTCCATATTGTGCATCAAATGCCATCCTTCTCTTTGTATCCAGAGTTCTCCACACAGTCATGCACATACAGATTTCCCCTCATGATAAGGCCCAGGCTCCTTCATGTGGTCCTCTGGGCACATCTGAATTGGCCCCTGTCTGCCTGGCACCTGTGTCATCTCTCTTCACGGCCCCATAAACTTCTGTGCCTCACTTATATAGGTTGATTTTCATTTCTCGCAGGTGTCCAGGCTGTCTGCACTCTGCTCTTCACCGGTCAATTCCCACCTGTCCTTCCAAGCCAAGTGGTGCTTTTTCTCTGTGTCATTCTTGGTTATGTGCCCCACCTCTGTGTCGTCACAGCTTTGTGTGGGTCCCCCAGCAAAGCACATGTTTGATCATGATTCTTTGTCTCCTCCACTAGATGGTAAACTTCTGGAGGAGATaggtatgtttgtttttgtttcttcatagGACCCCAAAATACTTGTTTAAGAAGGGAGCTTAAAAGAGGATGCATGCAATTATGGTTCTGTGGACAGAACACTAGGTTTAGAGTCAAGGAATTTGGGTTTAATTGCAAGCTGTCCCACTGACTAGGCAAGTCAgtctacctctctgagccttagtttccttatttgtaaaacaggGAAACTTGTACCTTCCTCAAAGACTTGGAAAGATTATGTGAGATTGTGACTGTGATGAGAAAGACGGGCTTTCTCTTACTCATTTAAAACAATGGAAGGTTGATTATTATGTGATTATATTATTTGGTTATGTGATTATTTCAAGAATAGCCCAGTGTTTA
This region includes:
- the LOC134729084 gene encoding methyl-CpG-binding domain protein 2-like — encoded protein: MRGREEGRGDQERTRRHRACLGRRGSEVSPGEGAPGSGQRPAGTSGGRKVLELSERYGEGLCRRVGMRRQQGKDSVWGRYSGRCPPLVSGLGEGPRLEGTQSGAIKKEPQGRHTTESPRGRFKGRVFCPTRRHTARRAQAELRPPEAARTGGGCGGGDGGSGERRRRKAAATLLLRNQNARRRNPGSRRAGPASRGAMLEKGSSSRDDAPPAWEAEEPARGAWRVASRGETGLARSGDPHRPQSARGDPVTALPFPDPA